CATTTAACAATGAATTCACGTTCAGTTTACTCAAAAGTATTAGAAATGTTGAATCACTACTTTAATTGATTCCGAACTTTTAGCGGTCGCAAACGCCTGATTCAATTCTTCAGGTGAATAAAAATGAGTTATCATATTCTTTTCAAGCGCTTCTAAAACCTTTTTGTTTTCCTGTAATAGTTTGATTGCAAGTTGAAAATTCCCACATCGAGAAGAACGAATCGACTTTCCAGAATTCAAAAATTCTAATATATTATTTTTTTCGGATTTTCCCTGAAAAAGGATAGCTCCTCTTGGACGTATCAGAGAATTTTCGTGACTTCGATTTGGACGAATCAAAAGATCAATCTCTTCGACGGTACCTGCAATTCCCAAATCGAAACGAGGAATTCGCCCTCGAAAGTCCTCGGTCAATAGTATTTTTTCGGCGTCTTCAATTTTACCATAATATACTTTGAAATGAGAAGGTAATATCATCTTTCCTGCATTAGGCGCTACATATATAGTACGATTTTCTTTTGCCCAATGAAAGTTCAAATTTTCATCGGTGAATTTTAAAAGACTAAGAGCCGGTCTCAAAACTGGTTGTACTTTTGAATCGTAATTATTTACTTGTGAAATGGACAAATATTATTCAGAGATACCGGATGGACTTTGGAAACAAATAGCCCCATTGATCCCGAAAGAAAAGGTAAATCCGAAAGGAGGTCGCAATCGAGTACCAACACGATTAGTAATGGCCGGTATCATCTATCGAATGAAAACAGGCTGTCAGTGGCGTGCCATTCCGAATGAGTTTGGATCTGGCCAAACTTGTCACAGAAGATTTCAAGAATGGGAACGAGCAGGAGTATTCAAAAAGATTTATAAATCTATTTTAAAATATTATGATGTAAAGAATCAGATAGCATGGGACTGGGCTTCGATGGATTCGGCAATGGTTAAAGCTCCCAAAGGGGGAGCTTAACTGGGAAAAACCCTACAGACCGTGCCAAATTGGGGGTTAAACGGCATATTCTTACAGATGGAAATGGAATTCCTTTGGCCATAACATTGAGTGGAGCCAATGTTCATGATAAACACGCTGTAAAAGATACGTTGAATTCAATCCTGATTTTTTCCGGTAGAAGAAAAAAGAAACCAAAACATCTTTGTTTAGATAAAGGATATGATTTCAAAGATATAGAAGTTTTAATCAAAAGAAGAAACATTCAATCTCATATTCGGAAAAAAGGTGAGAAGCCTCTCATTGGTAAATATAAAGGAAAACCTAGACGATGGGTCGTTGAAAGAACTAACAGTTGGCACAATCGATTCAGGGCTATCCTAATTCGTTGGGAAAGAAAATCTGAAAATTATCTTGCATCTCTTTATCTCGCAAGCTCTATCATTGCTTTTAACTTTTTTGATAGGTAGTTTTGAGACCGGCTCTTAGTCTTTTAAAATTCACCGATGAAAATTTGAACTTTCATTGGGCAAAAGAAAATCGTACTATATATGTAGCGCCTAATGCAGGAAAGATGATATTACCTTCTCATTTCAAAGTATATTATGGTAAAATTGAAGACGCCGAAAAAATACTATTGACCGAGGACTTTCGAGGGCGAATTCCTCGTTTCGATTTGGGAATTGCAGGTACCGTCGAAGAGATTGATCTTTTGATTCGTCCAAATCGAAGTCACGAAAATTCTCTGATACGTCCAAGAGGAGCTATCCTTTTTCAGGGAAAATCCGAAAAAAATAATATATTAGAATTTTTGAATTCTGGAAAGTCGATTCGTTCTTCTCGATGTGGGAATTTTCAACTTGCAATCAAACTATTACAGGAAAACAAAAAGGTTTTAGAAGCGCTTGAAAAGAATATGATAACTCATTTTTATTCACCTGAAGAATTGAATCAGGCGTTTGCGACCGCTAAAAGTTCGGAATCAATTAAAGTAGTGATTCAACATTTCTAATACTTTTGAGTAAACTGAACGTGAATTCATTGTTAAATGAGTGGTAGTTCTTACAATTTTGAAGTATTGGAATAAAGTATTCAGTTGTGAATCATAAAATTTGTGTTAGTTCCCACAGATTAAGTCTCTTAAAAAAGATTATAGATCTTAAAACCATCTTATCGTAGTTAAATGAGTGGTAGTTCCTACAATTTTGAAGTATTGGAATAAAGTATTCAGTTGTGAATCATAAAATTTGTGTTAGTTCCCACAGATTAAGTCTCTTAAAAAAAATTATAGACCTTAAAACCATCTTATTGTAGTTAAACGAATAGTAGTTCCTACAATCCTAAAGTTTTGGAATGAGCTAAAATTTTGAAGTTTTGGAAAGAATTAAGAGGTTCAAAAATAAAAAAACAGGAAAAATTGAATTAACCCATTTTTATTCTTTGATTAATCTCTCGATCGTTTTTTCGGAAAGTTGTTTCATCTGAACGTTTTTACCGCTGATCGTTTCCAAAGACTTGGAAAAATGATTTTGGTCTTTCAACATTCCGACGGAAAAAATATTTTCGGATTCTACTTCTAAGTTGCGAATTGCATCCGTAAGTTTGTTTTTCTTTTCTTGAATTTTTTCTTTTAAAGCGTTCTGATCGATTTCAGGATTTTCCGCAAGTTCTCTAAACAAAGGGGTTTCACCGAATAAAATATTGATCAGTTCGCTGTTAGGCGTATTTCCTTCGTTTAAAATACCTAGCTTCATTTGTTCGCGGGTAAATTCTCCCTGAAGGCTAGAAAGTGTTTCCTGAATTTTCAAATAACGAGACGTCAGTCCCGAAGAAAATTCTGTCTTGTCCAAACTTTCTTGCTCTACACGAGTAGAAGCGTTTCTAGCGGAAGAGCGTTTATCACGAATGAGTTTTTCCGCGGAATGGATCAGATTTGTGAGTGGAACTTCCATGTTCTTTCCTCCTCCTCAGAATTCAGATCCGGAAAAAATACTACTCAAAAGGAACTTCTTTCCGAAATACCCTATGTCGCATCAAAGATCTAACTTCTGGAGACAATCTATACTGAATATCGGACGGAACGTTGGAAAGAAATAAATTTTTTTTCCGAAATTATAAAAAAAATTAATTTTCTACTTAAGTTAAAAATCAATTTTAAAACGTAAGCGATTGAATATTCAATTCATTCAAGAACCGTAATTTTGAATTTATAAAGAACCTAAAGTTAGTTTGAAAACTATCGATTTATCATTTCTAAATAACGTGAGTTTGGTATAAGGAATCTGTTTCCTAAAATTTCGTTTTATTGTGAAAAATGGATGTGAGACTCTTACAAAACCTAAAAATTGCCGTCAATACTAAACTGTGGGAACTACCACAGATCAAAATATTACGAACAAGTTCTAAAAGTAATAGTTTCCGCACTTGAATACGAAAGGTTCAATTGTTATAAACTTCTATTTTTTAAATTGTGGTAGTTCCTACATTTAAGGAATTGATCTAGAATGTTCAGATTCCAGCTTTTTTCAGAATTATAGGTTCCTTACGTTAAATTCACATTATCCTTAAAGTAAAAATAATCACAAAACGAGACAATTTGTGGGAACTACCACAAATCGCGATTTTACAAATAAATTCTAGGAACTCATACTTTTAGAGAATTCGGATGAATGGTGAATCCGGGCCGGCCTCTTCTCTTTGGTTAATCAATTGTATGCAGTAAACATTATACAAACATGTTTCAATTGATTATAGAACGCGGTGCATTGAGTTTCCAGAGCGCCTCTGAAAACTCAAGCGAATGCCTCTCTAAGGATCGGCATTCAGGAGGCGTGCATTCATTAAGGGGTAAGATGCTGAGTTTGAAAAGAGTGTTCTACTGAGTTCCTCGCATCGATCCCTTTTACATTGAGAATTAAGTTCCTTATTAAAGGAAAAACCGGATTTCCTCCGGTTTTGAGTTTTATTTCCTTTTAAAAAGATTTCTGATACTGATCCAGATTTCAGGAAGATAAGCCCCGACTACGATCATACCCAAGCCGCTAAG
The DNA window shown above is from Leptospira kirschneri serovar Cynopteri str. 3522 CT and carries:
- a CDS encoding IS5 family transposase (programmed frameshift), whose amino-acid sequence is MDKYYSEIPDGLWKQIAPLIPKEKVNPKGGRNRVPTRLVMAGIIYRMKTGCQWRAIPNEFGSGQTCHRRFQEWERAGVFKKIYKSILKYYDVKNQIAWDWASMDSAMVKAPKGGALTGKNPTDRAKLGVKRHILTDGNGIPLAITLSGANVHDKHAVKDTLNSILIFSGRRKKKPKHLCLDKGYDFKDIEVLIKRRNIQSHIRKKGEKPLIGKYKGKPRRWVVERTNSWHNRFRAILIRWERKSENYLASLYLASSIIAFNFFDR
- a CDS encoding LIC10415 family protein yields the protein MEVPLTNLIHSAEKLIRDKRSSARNASTRVEQESLDKTEFSSGLTSRYLKIQETLSSLQGEFTREQMKLGILNEGNTPNSELINILFGETPLFRELAENPEIDQNALKEKIQEKKNKLTDAIRNLEVESENIFSVGMLKDQNHFSKSLETISGKNVQMKQLSEKTIERLIKE